A portion of the Stigmatella aurantiaca DW4/3-1 genome contains these proteins:
- a CDS encoding CotH kinase family protein translates to MIASLLLSFCLLPTACGDDKPGGPPPPDAGNPNDAGVPDAGGPSEGDAGDGGESPDAGDAGEPGDAGDGGGTDGGPTADPAEPLFSGHHISRFELNLSQEALASLQAEPDEYVEGALHLQVGAQSIDLPKVGVRLKGQLGSFRPLNQKAAFVLKFDKFVDQNLFGLKKLTLNNMVQDPSMIHERLGYALFRAMEVPAPRAAHATIRINGALYGLYTALESTDNSVFLKHWFGSNNGNLYEGQYGSDLYLGLEATFEQDKGEDVGFADLTELAKALDQMTHPATFLEDVAQVIDLDSYLRFAATELFIGHWDGYVSYRNNFYLYRRPSDGRWVFIPWGIDQTFGRYVDTWSAHGRLQRMCIESLPCRYKLAQAYEQVLLRVEELSMVEQAMALGTFLWTDVQEDPRKEVDVGTVFSKMTEAIDFLKNRPTDVRLRLGCVDPMGCERCTLAPAPGGGRLAFCTGTVTWAAAEADCVAQGGHLVSIHDQPTQTAVRAGARALSTGPWWIGLSDEAEEGTFAWSDQTPINFTLWATSEPNNQNNEDCVQLYGEAGTWNDVTCSGTASYVCTLPPP, encoded by the coding sequence GTGATTGCCTCTCTCTTGCTGTCATTCTGCCTGCTGCCTACCGCCTGTGGGGACGACAAACCCGGTGGCCCCCCGCCTCCCGATGCGGGAAATCCAAACGACGCGGGAGTTCCTGATGCAGGGGGGCCCAGCGAGGGCGACGCGGGCGATGGGGGAGAGAGCCCTGACGCAGGGGACGCGGGAGAACCCGGTGACGCGGGCGATGGCGGCGGAACGGATGGTGGCCCCACAGCCGATCCCGCCGAGCCGCTGTTCTCGGGCCATCACATCTCCCGCTTCGAACTCAACCTCTCCCAGGAAGCGCTCGCCTCCCTTCAGGCCGAGCCAGACGAATACGTGGAGGGCGCGCTCCACCTCCAGGTTGGCGCACAATCCATCGATCTGCCGAAGGTCGGCGTGCGCCTCAAGGGCCAGCTCGGCTCCTTCCGTCCGCTCAACCAGAAGGCCGCCTTCGTGCTCAAGTTCGACAAGTTCGTCGACCAGAACCTGTTCGGACTGAAGAAGCTGACCCTCAACAACATGGTGCAGGACCCGAGCATGATCCACGAGCGGCTCGGCTACGCCCTCTTCCGGGCCATGGAGGTGCCCGCCCCCCGGGCGGCCCATGCCACGATCCGCATCAACGGCGCGCTGTATGGCCTCTACACCGCCCTCGAGTCGACCGATAACTCCGTCTTCTTGAAGCACTGGTTTGGCAGCAACAATGGCAACCTCTACGAGGGCCAATACGGCAGCGATCTCTACCTCGGCCTGGAGGCCACCTTCGAGCAAGACAAAGGCGAGGACGTCGGCTTCGCCGACCTGACCGAGCTCGCGAAGGCGCTCGATCAGATGACCCACCCCGCCACGTTCCTGGAGGACGTGGCCCAGGTCATCGACCTCGACAGCTACCTGCGCTTCGCGGCCACGGAGTTGTTCATCGGCCACTGGGACGGCTACGTCTCCTACCGGAACAACTTCTACCTTTACCGCCGTCCCTCCGACGGGCGGTGGGTCTTCATCCCGTGGGGCATCGACCAGACCTTTGGCCGGTACGTCGACACATGGTCGGCCCATGGGCGGCTGCAACGGATGTGCATCGAATCCCTGCCGTGCCGGTACAAGCTGGCCCAGGCGTACGAGCAGGTGCTCCTGCGCGTCGAAGAGCTGTCGATGGTGGAGCAAGCGATGGCACTGGGCACCTTCCTCTGGACGGACGTGCAGGAGGATCCCCGCAAGGAAGTGGATGTGGGCACGGTGTTCAGCAAGATGACCGAGGCCATCGACTTCCTGAAGAACCGGCCCACCGACGTCCGCTTGCGGCTCGGGTGCGTGGACCCCATGGGCTGCGAGCGGTGCACCCTGGCGCCGGCGCCGGGCGGGGGCCGGCTGGCCTTCTGCACGGGGACGGTGACCTGGGCGGCGGCCGAGGCGGACTGCGTGGCCCAAGGCGGGCACCTGGTCTCCATTCACGATCAGCCCACCCAGACCGCCGTCCGCGCGGGGGCACGCGCGCTGTCGACTGGCCCCTGGTGGATAGGGCTCAGTGACGAGGCCGAGGAGGGGACCTTCGCCTGGAGCGATCAGACCCCCATCAACTTCACCCTGTGGGCCACCAGCGAACCCAATAACCAGAACAACGAAGACTGCGTGCAGTTGTATGGAGAGGCCGGCACCTGGAACGACGTGACCTGCTCCGGCACGGCCAGCTACGTGTGCACCCTGCCCCCTCCCTGA
- a CDS encoding serine/threonine-protein kinase, whose amino-acid sequence MGTWRVLEQRGQGTYGAVYRAEKVGQPEAGPFALKLALYLNDPRFEREGELLSRLQHPHVPRLLERGRWDVPGGGSFPFIVMEWVDGMPLYEWAARHPLTSRQALKLLAQVASALVATHEAEGVHRDVKGDNILVRTGDAQAVLMDFGSAYYRRARVLTHQFPPPGTPQYQSPESQRFQWEHRHEPLTRYEAQPADDVYALGVTAYRLVTGRYPPAALDMKVTEEGFEFFRPPWVPPETLASVCPELAEMIQQLLREEPFARGSAEEVAEALDHWAKTAGPRADRLIAPLPVQTDTAGPPGSLSSWADAPWLAMVALVYLVLGAWWMRHWPVQPIEMAQDAQTDGQRDAGTVGLGGEVLSSPALRGPNVPGAGAIGLEMPKKPLPGQRRSPCEKPMVEINEGCWGRWGDAMPPCGANSYEWKKRCYLPILDGSRPATSAPH is encoded by the coding sequence GTGGGAACCTGGCGCGTGCTGGAACAGCGCGGTCAGGGGACCTATGGCGCCGTCTATCGTGCCGAGAAGGTGGGGCAGCCTGAGGCAGGCCCCTTTGCGCTGAAGCTGGCGCTCTACCTGAATGATCCTCGCTTCGAGCGAGAAGGAGAACTGCTCTCACGCCTTCAGCACCCTCATGTGCCCAGGCTCTTGGAGCGGGGACGGTGGGACGTGCCGGGGGGCGGGAGCTTTCCGTTCATTGTCATGGAGTGGGTGGACGGCATGCCCTTGTACGAGTGGGCCGCTCGGCACCCGCTGACATCTCGCCAGGCTTTGAAGCTCCTGGCGCAGGTGGCCTCCGCCCTCGTGGCCACGCACGAAGCGGAGGGCGTGCACCGGGACGTGAAGGGAGACAATATCCTCGTGCGGACCGGGGACGCCCAGGCGGTGCTGATGGACTTCGGCTCGGCGTACTATCGAAGGGCGCGGGTGCTCACGCACCAGTTTCCGCCTCCTGGAACCCCTCAGTATCAGAGCCCCGAATCCCAGCGCTTCCAATGGGAACACCGGCACGAGCCTCTGACCCGCTACGAGGCTCAGCCCGCCGATGATGTGTATGCGCTGGGGGTGACGGCTTACCGCCTGGTCACCGGCCGGTACCCCCCGGCTGCCCTGGACATGAAGGTGACCGAGGAGGGATTCGAGTTCTTTCGGCCCCCCTGGGTGCCACCCGAGACCTTGGCCTCCGTGTGCCCGGAGTTGGCGGAGATGATCCAGCAGTTGCTTCGTGAGGAGCCTTTCGCGCGGGGCAGCGCCGAGGAGGTGGCCGAGGCGTTGGATCATTGGGCGAAGACGGCCGGGCCTCGGGCGGATCGCCTCATTGCCCCGCTGCCGGTTCAAACGGACACGGCAGGGCCACCTGGGTCACTGTCGTCCTGGGCGGATGCGCCGTGGCTGGCCATGGTCGCGCTGGTGTATCTGGTGCTCGGAGCATGGTGGATGAGGCACTGGCCGGTGCAGCCCATCGAGATGGCTCAAGACGCGCAGACCGATGGGCAGAGGGACGCTGGGACGGTGGGGCTTGGGGGGGAGGTGCTTTCCAGTCCTGCCCTGAGGGGACCGAATGTGCCGGGGGCTGGGGCCATCGGCCTCGAGATGCCCAAGAAGCCGCTGCCTGGGCAACGGCGGTCCCCATGCGAAAAGCCCATGGTGGAGATCAATGAAGGGTGCTGGGGACGCTGGGGAGACGCAATGCCCCCATGCGGTGCCAACTCCTACGAGTGGAAGAAGCGGTGCTATCTGCCCATCCTGGATGGCTCGCGGCCCGCGACCTCGGCTCCTCATTAG
- a CDS encoding multidrug resistance efflux transporter family protein has product MRPPAPTSSQVLQTLMVALSSGVIATTLFLRARNAAQDAYSIAAIDATQAGEVVFALAGEVLLLGMPLPPQEALMGVSWSPAASSDSRLELPGN; this is encoded by the coding sequence GTGCGCCCGCCTGCCCCTACCTCATCGCAGGTGCTTCAAACGCTCATGGTGGCCCTGAGCTCCGGAGTCATCGCCACCACGCTGTTCCTCCGTGCACGCAACGCGGCCCAGGATGCCTACAGCATCGCCGCCATCGACGCGACCCAAGCGGGCGAGGTGGTCTTCGCCCTCGCGGGTGAAGTCCTCCTGCTCGGCATGCCACTGCCTCCCCAAGAAGCCCTCATGGGGGTTTCCTGGTCACCGGCGGCCTCATCGGATTCGCGACTGGAACTCCCGGGAAATTGA
- the folD gene encoding bifunctional methylenetetrahydrofolate dehydrogenase/methenyltetrahydrofolate cyclohydrolase FolD has product MTAQLIDGKAIATQLRQQITQRVNERRQQGLRAPGLAVILVGTDPASQIYVSHKRKDCAEVGILSVAHDLPEATSQAELLALIDRLNADPAIDGILVQLPLPAHLDASQLLERIRPDKDVDGLHPYNIGRLAQRIPLLRPCTPKGIMTLLASTGVDPYGLEAVVVSASNIVGRPMAFELLLAGCTVTVTHRFTKDLASHVRRADLLVAAAGKPGLVKGEWVKEGAIVIDVGTNRQADGKLVGDVEYGPALQRAGWITPVPGGVGPMTRASLLENTLYAAEALHRAAGTP; this is encoded by the coding sequence ATGACCGCACAACTGATCGACGGCAAGGCGATCGCCACCCAGCTTCGCCAGCAGATCACCCAAAGGGTGAATGAGCGGCGCCAGCAGGGCCTGCGAGCGCCGGGGCTCGCCGTCATCCTGGTCGGCACGGATCCGGCCTCTCAGATCTATGTTTCCCACAAGCGCAAGGACTGCGCGGAGGTCGGCATCCTGTCCGTGGCGCACGATCTGCCCGAGGCCACCTCTCAGGCCGAGCTGCTGGCCTTGATCGATCGGCTCAACGCGGATCCGGCCATTGATGGCATCCTGGTCCAGCTGCCCCTGCCAGCCCACCTGGACGCGTCGCAGTTGCTGGAGCGCATCCGGCCGGACAAGGACGTCGACGGCCTTCATCCCTACAACATTGGCCGCCTGGCCCAGCGCATCCCCCTGCTGCGTCCCTGTACGCCCAAGGGCATCATGACGCTGCTGGCCAGCACGGGCGTGGATCCGTATGGCCTGGAGGCGGTGGTGGTCAGCGCGTCCAACATCGTGGGCCGGCCCATGGCCTTCGAGCTGCTCCTGGCCGGCTGCACGGTGACCGTCACCCACCGCTTCACCAAGGATCTCGCCAGCCACGTGCGCCGGGCGGATCTGCTGGTGGCGGCGGCTGGCAAGCCCGGACTGGTGAAGGGGGAATGGGTCAAGGAAGGGGCCATCGTCATCGACGTCGGCACCAACCGGCAGGCCGATGGCAAGCTGGTGGGCGATGTGGAGTACGGCCCGGCGCTGCAACGCGCCGGGTGGATCACCCCGGTTCCGGGGGGCGTGGGGCCGATGACCCGCGCCAGCCTGCTGGAAAACACCCTGTATGCCGCCGAGGCGTTGCACCGCGCGGCGGGCACCCCCTGA
- a CDS encoding glycoside hydrolase family 6 protein, with amino-acid sequence MHPRGILRPRSFRSLCSLSLTLASSWVLACGPAPEEGAPLTAQSAAPLASAAPQPTALTELVTNGTFASGAVAPWWNNAPTQVRVENGRLRVDVASGTANLWDAIIGQSGIPLVSGKAYTLSFSASASASLSVRTTVQQEPAPYTAVLTQQFSIDGTSRRFSFPFTSSLGTPQGQVTFQLGGRSAATTVFLDDISLTTEGGSGGSGPLGMTSGFYVDSETEAARWVRANGGDSRAVRIQSSIASKPSARWFGNWSGNITSAVSSYVAAADAADKLPVLVAYNIPGRDCGSHSGGGAGSPEAYRTWISAFAAAIGNRPAIVIIEPDAVAQLDCLANDSERQVRLGLLRYATEQLRDRATNTWTYLDGGNAQWIAADTMAQRLESAGVKNIRGFALNVSNFYTTAQSNPYGASVNSALSSRYGYTRQFVVDTSRNGNGSNGEWCNPGGRKLGSPSQVGTGTGAELLLWVKSPGESDGNCGIAPGASAGQFSPDLAIRLIDGT; translated from the coding sequence GTGCATCCCCGTGGAATCCTTCGTCCCCGTTCCTTCCGGAGCCTCTGCTCCCTGTCGCTGACGCTCGCCTCGAGCTGGGTACTGGCCTGTGGCCCCGCCCCCGAGGAGGGCGCGCCCCTCACGGCCCAGTCGGCCGCGCCCCTCGCCTCCGCCGCACCCCAGCCCACCGCCCTCACCGAGCTCGTCACCAACGGCACCTTTGCCAGTGGCGCGGTCGCCCCCTGGTGGAACAACGCCCCAACCCAGGTGCGCGTCGAGAACGGCCGCTTGCGCGTCGACGTCGCCTCGGGCACCGCCAACCTCTGGGACGCCATCATCGGCCAGAGCGGCATTCCCCTGGTGAGCGGCAAGGCGTACACGCTGTCCTTCTCGGCCTCGGCCTCGGCCAGCCTCTCCGTGCGCACGACGGTGCAGCAGGAACCCGCGCCCTACACGGCGGTGCTGACCCAGCAGTTCTCGATCGACGGCACCTCCCGGAGGTTCTCGTTCCCGTTCACCTCCTCCTTGGGCACGCCCCAGGGCCAGGTCACCTTCCAGCTCGGAGGCCGCTCCGCGGCGACCACCGTCTTCCTCGATGACATCTCCCTGACCACGGAGGGCGGGAGCGGAGGCTCGGGCCCCCTGGGCATGACCAGCGGCTTCTACGTGGATTCGGAGACCGAGGCCGCGCGCTGGGTGCGCGCGAATGGCGGGGACTCGCGCGCGGTGCGCATCCAATCGTCCATCGCGAGCAAGCCGAGCGCGCGCTGGTTCGGCAACTGGAGCGGGAACATCACCTCGGCGGTGTCGAGCTACGTCGCCGCGGCCGATGCCGCCGACAAGCTGCCGGTGCTCGTGGCCTACAACATCCCTGGCCGCGACTGCGGCAGCCACTCGGGGGGCGGAGCAGGGAGCCCCGAGGCTTACCGGACGTGGATCTCCGCCTTCGCGGCGGCGATCGGCAACCGGCCCGCGATCGTCATCATCGAGCCGGATGCGGTGGCCCAACTCGACTGCCTGGCGAACGACTCCGAGCGGCAGGTGCGATTGGGCCTGCTGCGCTACGCCACCGAGCAACTGCGCGACCGGGCCACGAACACGTGGACGTACCTCGACGGCGGGAATGCCCAATGGATTGCCGCCGACACGATGGCGCAGCGGCTCGAGTCCGCCGGGGTGAAGAACATCCGGGGCTTCGCGCTCAACGTGTCGAACTTCTACACCACGGCCCAGTCGAACCCGTACGGCGCATCGGTCAACAGCGCGCTGTCCAGCCGCTACGGCTACACGCGGCAGTTCGTGGTGGACACCAGCCGCAATGGCAACGGCTCCAACGGCGAGTGGTGCAACCCAGGCGGGCGCAAGCTGGGCTCCCCCTCCCAGGTGGGAACCGGCACCGGGGCCGAGCTGCTGCTGTGGGTGAAGTCCCCCGGCGAGTCGGACGGAAACTGCGGCATCGCCCCGGGCGCCTCCGCCGGGCAGTTCAGCCCGGACCTGGCGATCCGGCTCATCGACGGCACGTGA
- a CDS encoding AbrB family transcriptional regulator has protein sequence MRQDPKPGDPSRFRVWAVTVATLLGAALAEAAHVPAGALLGGMGVSLAAALLLSVHVPVPRWLMTGAQAVLGTAICASLTSEAWATLAENWPVALINVVGVVGVSQAVALLFSRWTGVDALTATLGLLPGGASAMTALSGEVGADERLVTFFQYLRLSIVILVAVGVSRWTGADASLQVSPEAVLDTSSLPWKDWGVSTLVALGGATAGIRLKLPAGAFLGPLLVGIPLTALGLPVGAWPMGLLPLSLWTLGTRVGSRFNEEAVRELKRVALAALGASSALVGGCVLLAWGWSALGEVDMLTAYFATSPGGADSVLAIALGTHASLTLVLAVQVGRLLFVFLVAPLYLRRMHRRR, from the coding sequence ATGAGGCAGGACCCCAAGCCCGGAGACCCCTCTCGCTTCCGTGTGTGGGCCGTGACCGTGGCCACCTTGCTGGGCGCGGCCCTGGCCGAGGCGGCGCATGTGCCCGCGGGGGCCTTGCTCGGCGGCATGGGGGTGTCCCTGGCGGCGGCCCTCCTGCTCTCGGTGCACGTTCCCGTGCCGCGCTGGCTGATGACGGGCGCTCAGGCCGTGCTGGGAACCGCCATCTGCGCCTCGCTCACGTCCGAGGCCTGGGCCACGCTCGCGGAGAACTGGCCCGTTGCGCTCATCAACGTGGTGGGCGTGGTGGGCGTCTCCCAGGCGGTGGCCCTGCTCTTCAGCCGGTGGACCGGCGTGGATGCCCTCACCGCCACCTTGGGGCTGTTGCCGGGCGGCGCCTCCGCCATGACAGCCCTGAGCGGCGAGGTGGGCGCCGACGAGCGGCTGGTGACGTTCTTCCAATACCTGCGGCTGAGCATCGTCATTCTCGTGGCGGTGGGGGTGAGCCGGTGGACGGGGGCAGACGCTTCCCTGCAGGTCTCCCCGGAGGCGGTGCTGGACACGTCCTCCTTGCCCTGGAAGGACTGGGGCGTGTCCACCCTCGTCGCCCTCGGGGGTGCCACGGCGGGCATTCGGCTGAAGCTGCCGGCTGGGGCATTCCTCGGCCCCCTTCTGGTGGGCATTCCCCTCACCGCGCTGGGCCTGCCCGTGGGAGCGTGGCCGATGGGGTTGCTCCCGCTGTCGCTCTGGACGCTGGGAACGCGCGTGGGCAGCCGCTTTAACGAGGAGGCCGTGCGCGAGCTGAAGCGCGTGGCCCTGGCCGCCCTGGGTGCCTCCTCTGCCTTGGTGGGAGGGTGTGTCCTCCTGGCCTGGGGCTGGTCCGCCTTGGGAGAGGTGGACATGCTCACCGCCTACTTCGCCACCTCGCCCGGTGGGGCGGACTCGGTGCTCGCCATCGCCCTCGGCACCCACGCCAGCCTCACCTTGGTGCTGGCCGTGCAGGTCGGCCGCCTCCTCTTCGTCTTCCTCGTCGCCCCGCTCTACCTGCGGCGCATGCACAGACGCCGGTGA